A window of the Roseovarius sp. S88 genome harbors these coding sequences:
- a CDS encoding amino acid ABC transporter substrate-binding protein, giving the protein MKKSVIFGALTVAGMAAAASVASAGTLDDVKARGKLNCGVTTGLVGFAAPDANGNWDGFDVGVCRAVAAAVLGDPAAVEFVPTTGKTRFTALASGEIDMLARNTTWTFSRDVDLKFEFVGVNYYDGQGFMVPKDLGVSSAKDLDGATVCIQTGTTTELNLADFFRSNGISYEPVPIETNAEAQQQYLAGACDVYTTDASGLAATRAAFEDPAGHVLLPEIVSKEPLGPLVRHGDNEWGDVVRWTLNALITAEELGVTSANVGELAGAAGDNPEVNRLLGTEGNLGEMLGLDADWAVKALAGGNYGEIFEKNIGENTPVGLARGLNAQWTEGGLLYSPPFR; this is encoded by the coding sequence ATGAAAAAATCCGTAATCTTCGGCGCGCTGACTGTTGCTGGCATGGCCGCAGCTGCAAGCGTCGCCTCTGCAGGTACGCTTGACGACGTGAAAGCACGCGGCAAGCTGAACTGCGGCGTAACAACCGGTCTGGTCGGCTTTGCTGCACCTGACGCAAACGGTAACTGGGACGGCTTCGATGTCGGCGTTTGCCGCGCGGTCGCAGCGGCTGTTCTGGGGGATCCGGCGGCAGTGGAATTCGTTCCCACCACAGGTAAGACACGCTTCACAGCGCTGGCTTCCGGTGAGATCGACATGCTGGCACGGAACACCACCTGGACCTTCAGCCGCGACGTTGACCTGAAGTTTGAATTCGTCGGTGTGAACTACTACGACGGTCAAGGCTTCATGGTTCCCAAAGATCTCGGCGTTTCTTCGGCCAAAGATCTGGACGGTGCGACCGTCTGTATCCAGACCGGTACAACAACAGAACTGAACCTAGCGGATTTCTTCCGCTCCAACGGTATCAGCTACGAGCCGGTTCCGATTGAGACAAATGCCGAAGCGCAGCAGCAGTACCTTGCAGGTGCATGCGACGTTTACACAACTGACGCGTCCGGCCTGGCCGCGACACGTGCTGCGTTTGAAGATCCTGCAGGCCACGTGCTTCTGCCAGAGATCGTCTCCAAAGAGCCACTTGGCCCACTTGTTCGCCACGGCGACAATGAATGGGGTGACGTTGTTCGCTGGACTCTGAACGCTCTTATCACCGCAGAAGAGCTGGGTGTCACAAGTGCCAACGTCGGTGAATTGGCTGGCGCTGCTGGCGACAATCCGGAAGTCAACCGTCTGCTCGGCACCGAAGGCAACCTGGGCGAAATGCTCGGCCTTGACGCCGACTGGGCTGTGAAAGCTCTGGCCGGTGGCAACTACGGTGAGATTTTTGAGAAGAATATCGGTGAAAACACACCGGTCGGTTTGGCTCGCGGCCTGAACGCCCAGTGGACCGAAGGCGGCCTGCTCTACTCGCCGCCCTTCCGCTAA